The DNA region GATTACAAGGAAATGCACATGGGAAGTGCTAGTAACAAGGTTTGACTTAAATAGGAAATGTAATTCAATTttacaaagaaggaaaaaaaaaaagaagccaagcAATGATCACGCGTAATTAAAAATGCTGGCTGGCTGGCTCTCTTTGAtgggggggaaaaaaagaaagaaaaagtgaCAAGCTATCCCACATTTTCAGATGGCTGAAAAACTGTGATTAACAACCGTGAATCCTCCGTCAACGGCCAAGTTGTGTCCACTTATGTAAGCTGATTCATCGGAAGCGAGAAACAAAGCAGCTTCGGCTATATGCCTCGCCTTCAATACAATACCCTTCAAGTTGGCCAAGGCACAGCTATTAGCTTCAACTTCACTGGGCTGCAAATTATAAGCTCTACAAGAAAGTGGTGTCGCAACCCCATAAGGAGAAATGCAGTTGACTCTAATCCCATAAGCCCCTAGCTCACTGCAAGCCGCCCTGACTAGACCAACCAGAGCGTGCTTCGATGTGGTATAAGCATGGGGTCCTGTTCCGGCAAGCGAGGAAGCGACGCTAGTCGTGCATATAATAGATCCCCGGATGTTTTCAGACACCATGGCACGGGCTGCGTGCTTAATTGTTGCTGCAACGCCCCGTACATTTGTAGCCATGGTGTTGTCGAAACC from Populus alba chromosome 14, ASM523922v2, whole genome shotgun sequence includes:
- the LOC118041102 gene encoding short-chain dehydrogenase reductase 3b — its product is MSKPRLEGKVALITGAASGIGEEAVKLFVENGGFVVAADVQDDLGHQVVASIGADRATYRHCDVRDEKQVEETVKYIMEKYGKLDILFSNAGIIGPLTGILELDIEGFDNTMATNVRGVAATIKHAARAMVSENIRGSIICTTSVASSLAGTGPHAYTTSKHALVGLVRAACSELGAYGIRVNCISPYGVATPLSCRAYNLQPSEVEANSCALANLKGIVLKARHIAEAALFLASDESAYISGHNLAVDGGFTVVNHSFSAI